Below is a window of Methylosinus sp. PW1 DNA.
CTGACCGGCTGCCTCTGGGGAGCGGCCTCATCGGTCCTGTGGCTGACGCCGGACCCCGGCTATCACGCCTTCGCGCTTTTCGCCGCCGGCGGCATGGCGGCGGGCGCCGTGCTCACCAATTCCGCCTATCTTCCCGCCATGTTCGGCTATATCGCGCCAGATGTGCTGCCCTCCATCGTCGGTCTCTTCGCGCGCGGGGAGTCGACCGCCCTCGCTATGGGCGCGCTGCTCTCGGCCTTCACCGCCGTTCTCATCATTCTCGGCCTGCGCGCCAATGGCTGGCTGGTCTCGGTGTCGCGGCGCCGGCTGCAGCAGGAGGCGCTGTCGGCGGCGCTGCATCAGCGCAACGCTCTGCTGCACGCCGTCTCCACCGCGGCGACCGAGCTCACCACCACCGCCCCCAGCGCCGCCGCAATTCCCGATCTGCTCGAATCGGTCGGCGCGGCGATCGACGCCGATCGCATTCTCGTCTTCGAATCCGGCGCGGCGCCGGATGAGCCCCCGTCCCTGCTGCATTTCTGGCAGCGCGCGGACTCTCCCGTCGCGCTGGACGCCGCGTTTTTCGCGGCCGACAAGACGCGCGCCTTTCTCTCCGGCCCTCTGCTCGCCGCTCTCGCCGAGCGCCGGCCAGTGACGGCGGCGACGCACGCGCTCGAGCCCGGCCCCGCCAAGAGCCTGCTCGAGCGCGCCGGCGTGCGCTCGGCGCTGTTCGCGCCCATTGTCGTCGACGAGGCTCCCTGGGGCTGGGTGGAGGTGGAGGATTGCCACAGCGAGCGCATGTGGAAACCCGCAGAGATCGACGCGCTGCGCATACTCGGCGATCTCATCGGCGGCTCGCTGGCGCGGCAGCGCTATGTCGACCGGCTCCGCGACGCCAATGAGGTGGTGGAGCGCAGCCCCACTCTGCTGTTCCGCCTGCGCATGGACGGGAAAAATCCGCGCCTCGTCTATGTCTCCCACAATATCGCGCTGTTCGGCTACGATCCCTGGGAGCTGACCGATCCGGCGCGCAGCCTCGCCGATTGCGTTCACCCCGACGATCTCGACAAGGTCGGCGCCTCGCTCGCGCGGGCGGCGGCGGACGGACGGCGCGGCGGCATGGTGGAGTTCCGCTTTCGGCGCCGCGACGGCGGCTATCGCTGGCTCGACGCCCGCTACGCCGCGCGCGATCGGCCCGGCCGCTCGCAGCTGATCGAAGGCGTCGCGCTCGACGTGACCGAGCGCAAGGAGGTCGCCGATCAGATCGCCATTCTCGCGCAGACGGATGCGCTCACCGGCCTCGCCAATCGCCGCAGCTTCATCGACGCGCTGCGCCGCGCCTTCGCCGACGCCGAGGCCGGCGGCGCGCCTTTCTCGCTGCTCTATATCGACGTCGATCATTTCAAGGACGTCAACGACCGGCTGGGCCACGCCAGCGGCGATGCGCTGCTGGAGGCGCTCGCGGCGCGGCTGAGGAGCCATTGCCGCGCCGGCGATGTCGTGGCGCGGCTCGGCGGCGACGAATTCGCGATATTGCAATCGAGCTCGCGCGACGCCGCCAGCGCCTCCGTCATGGCGGCGAAAATCTGCGCGCTCTCGGCGGAGCCCTATCTGCTGCCCGGCGGCGCGCGGCGCGCCACGGTGAGCGTCGGCGTCGCTCTCTTCGCCTCCGCCCTGGAGGGGCCGGACGCCATGCTGGCGCGCGCCGACCGCGCGCTCTATCTCGCCAAGGAGAATGGCAGAAACCAATATCGCATCTATTCCGAGACGCAGGAGCCGGCGAATAATTTTTCGATTTGAATTTTCGCGCGGCGGCGCAGTAAAGTCGAGACTGCGCGACCGCGCCGACAATTCATTGCAGGCCATTACATCGAGGCGATCTCATGCCCCCGAAGCTCTCCACTTGGGCCTTTGTGCTCGCCGTTCCCGATCTCGACGCCAGCGCCGGCTATTTTCGCGACGTGCTCGGCTTCGAGCTGCTGTGGCCGGAGGCCACGGATTGGCGCCTGGTCCAGCGCGACAATGTCCGCGTGATGCTGGGCCATTGCCCCACCGACGCGCCGCCCGCCGCGCTCGGCTCCCACAATCTGTTCGGCTACGTGAACGTGAACGACATCGACGCGCTCCACGCCGAGATCGCCGCCCGCGGCGCGCTCTGCACCCCGCCGGCCGACCGCCCCTATGGAATGCGCGAGATCGTCGTCACGACGATCGACGGGCATCGCATTTTGTTCGGGCAGGCGATTGGCGTGGCGGCCGGGTGATGGCCGCGATGCGCCAAAAGCGGACATTGATGAATGGACGACGCGTCAGCGCAATAGTTGCAATGATCAAACGCCATTCGGTACTGAAGATAGTAGAGCCCAGCAGCGCTAACGCCACCCATACGTCTCGGGGATAAAACATAAACCTATGATGTCAGGTTGCGGATCAAGACCATAGTCATGTATATCTGACGCGTTCTCTTTTATGTTCGAACGACTAAGTGTCTAATATCACACTGCGACGATACAATAGACGCCGGATCGCTGGCGTCGTCTATA
It encodes the following:
- a CDS encoding diguanylate cyclase domain-containing protein, which gives rise to MCRYERDSRSEEQEIDPEELEASIRADQAQMLATGQSVLVFNAANAAIVATIFRDFYSHAQIAAWLLAFLILVVARIVHARRFRATQPTAEAVRRFLALWTLGSTLTGCLWGAASSVLWLTPDPGYHAFALFAAGGMAAGAVLTNSAYLPAMFGYIAPDVLPSIVGLFARGESTALAMGALLSAFTAVLIILGLRANGWLVSVSRRRLQQEALSAALHQRNALLHAVSTAATELTTTAPSAAAIPDLLESVGAAIDADRILVFESGAAPDEPPSLLHFWQRADSPVALDAAFFAADKTRAFLSGPLLAALAERRPVTAATHALEPGPAKSLLERAGVRSALFAPIVVDEAPWGWVEVEDCHSERMWKPAEIDALRILGDLIGGSLARQRYVDRLRDANEVVERSPTLLFRLRMDGKNPRLVYVSHNIALFGYDPWELTDPARSLADCVHPDDLDKVGASLARAAADGRRGGMVEFRFRRRDGGYRWLDARYAARDRPGRSQLIEGVALDVTERKEVADQIAILAQTDALTGLANRRSFIDALRRAFADAEAGGAPFSLLYIDVDHFKDVNDRLGHASGDALLEALAARLRSHCRAGDVVARLGGDEFAILQSSSRDAASASVMAAKICALSAEPYLLPGGARRATVSVGVALFASALEGPDAMLARADRALYLAKENGRNQYRIYSETQEPANNFSI
- a CDS encoding VOC family protein — its product is MPPKLSTWAFVLAVPDLDASAGYFRDVLGFELLWPEATDWRLVQRDNVRVMLGHCPTDAPPAALGSHNLFGYVNVNDIDALHAEIAARGALCTPPADRPYGMREIVVTTIDGHRILFGQAIGVAAG